The Coffea eugenioides isolate CCC68of chromosome 8, Ceug_1.0, whole genome shotgun sequence genome has a segment encoding these proteins:
- the LOC113779206 gene encoding phosphatidylinositol 4-kinase gamma 4, which produces MSVADVALSPISEESVRSSGYIINRLNLTSGESIVIYLTLAGSVIPMKVLESDSIGSVKLRIQKCKGCVVKRQKLVFGGRELARSDSLVKDYGISSGNVLHLIVKLSDTVLVTVGTICEREYEFHVDRHRNVGYLKRVIAKKAEGFTNTEDQEVLYNGQKLEEHRLIDDVCKFSEAILHLVVEKSAKVRAKPIEKDVEFSIVAANCSERTHEEKVQEEKEQTTDYQVTSWKPQDKSSLLEPVIVNPKVKFPLFVQQMIDSVLEGLENGRPPLRSSEGTGGTYFMQDASGDKSVAVFKPIDEEPMAVNNPHGLPLSLNGEGLKKGTRVGEGALREVAAYILDHPKNGPRCLSNWDVGFAGVPPTVMVQCSHKEFYHPEGYENPHNYMKLGSLQMFMSNSGSCEDMGPRDFPVEEVHKISVLDIRTANADRHAGNILVTREGKQGRIELIPIDHGYCLPEIFEDCTFDWLYWPQAREPFSPETTSYIDTLDAELDIRLLKFYGLDLSLECARTFRISTMLLKKGAARGLTPFAIGSMMCRESLNKKSMIEEIIHDAQESMLPGMSEAAFLEMVSDIMDIQLDKLIESPS; this is translated from the exons ATGTCTGTTGCTGATGTCGCTTTGAGCCCAATTAGTGAAGAATCAGTGAGGTCTAGTGGGTATATCATCAACCGGTTGAATCTTACCTCCGGTGAATCTATTGTGATATACCTCACTCTTGCTGGTTCTGTCATTCCCATGAAGGTTTTAGAATCTGATTCAATTGGTTCAGTCAAACTTAGGATCCAAAAATGCAAAGGCTGTGTTGTGAAAAGGCAGAAGCTGGTTTTTGGTGGCAGAGAACTAGCAAGAAGTGATTCTCTTGTTAAGGATTACGGTATATCGAGTGGGAACGTCTTGCACTTAATTGTGAAGCTCTCTGATACTGTTCTGGTCACGGTTGGGACCATCTGTGAGCGTGAATATGAATTTCATGTTGATCGTCATCGGAATGTTGGGTATCTCAAGCGTGTGATTGCCAAGAAAGCAGAAGGATTTACTAATACTGAGGATCAGGAAGTTCTCTACAATGGTCAGAAGCTTGAGGAACATAGACTGATTGATGATGTATGCAAGTTTTCTGAAGCTATTCTTCACTTGGTAGTTGAAAAATCTGCAAAAGTTCGGGCTAAGCCTATTGAGAAAGATGTTGAATTCTCAATTGTGGCTGCAAATTGCAGTGAGAGGACACATGAAGAAAAAGTGCaggaagaaaaggaacaaaCTACGGACTATCAAGTGACATCTTGGAAGCCACAGGACAAAAGCAGTTTGCTGGAACCAGTCATTGTAAATCCAAAGGTGAAATTTCCCTTATTTGTGCAGCAGATGATTGATTCTGTATTGGAAGGATTGGAGAATGGAAGACCACCTCTGCGATCATCTGAGGGTACAGGAGGAACTTACTTCATGCAAGACGCATCAGGAGATAAATCTGTTGCTGTTTTCAAGCCCATAGATGAAGAACCGATGGCTGTAAATAATCCCCATGGGCTACCTTTGTCATTGAATGGTGAAGGATTGAAGAAAGGGACCAGAGTTGGAGAGGGAGCCTTAAGGGAAGTTGCAGCCTATATACTTGATCACCCAAAGAATGGGCCACGCTGCCTGTCAAATTGGGATGTTGGTTTTGCTGGTGTTCCCCCTACAGTAATGGTTCAATGCTCACACAAGGAATTCTATCATCCAGAAGGGTATGAGAATCCGCATAACTATATGAAGCTGGGATCTCTGCAGATGTTTATGAGTAATTCTGGGAGCTGCGAGGACATGGGTCCTCGAGATTTTCCTGTGGAGGAGGTTCACAAAATCAGTGTCTTGGACATAAGAACTGCAAATGCAGATAGGCATGCTGGAAATATATTGGTAACCAGAGAAGGGAAACAAGGGCGAATCGAGCTTATCCCAATTGACCATGGATACTGCTTGCCTGAGATT TTTGAAGATTGCACATTTGACTGGCTTTACTGGCCACAAGCCCGTGAACCTTTCTCGCCAGAGACCACTAGCTACATAGACACTCTTGATGCTGAGCTAGACATCAGACTACTTAAATTCTATGGGTTGGATCTATCCCTGGAATGTGCTCGAACATTCCGCATCTCCACCATGCTTCTGAAGAAAGGGGCAGCCAGAGGGCTCACTCCCTTTGCCATTGGAAGCATGATGTGCAGGGAATCCTTAAACAAGAAATCCATGATAGAAGAGATCATTCATGATGCTCAAGAATCCATGCTCCCCGGCATGAGTGAAGCTGCATTTCTTGAAATGGTATCTGACATTATGGATATTCAGCTTGACAAGCTCATTGAATCACCATCATAG
- the LOC113781522 gene encoding GDSL esterase/lipase At5g08460, protein MESIRELCRILILIFIFYLTSTAITAQGFNHKHDANPNLIKMLDTISPSQPRNVTFHLPPDPQISPTKVPALFVIGDSSVDCGTNNFLGTFARADRLPYGKDFDTHQPTGRFCNGRIPVDYIALRLGLPFVPSYLGQGGSIEDMMKGVNYASAGAGIIFSSGSELGQHISLTQQIQQVYDTNQQFILNIGEDATADLMSRSIFYISIGSNDYIHYYLRNVSNVQSAYLPWGFNQFLADTMKEEIKNLYTANVRKVVVMGLAPLGCAPYYLWMYGSKHGRCIEKINDMIMEFNYAMRYMVDELNQELMDSNIIFCDAFEASMDIIKNHDHYGFNVTANACCGLGKYKGWITCLTPEMACSNASNHIWWDQFHPTDAVNAILADNVWSGLHTNICYPMNLEDMIAQKQND, encoded by the exons ATGGAGTCAATTCGAGAACTCTGCCGCATTTTGATTCTGATCTTCATTTTCTACCTCACCTCAACGGCGATTACAGCTCAAGGTTTCAACCACAAACACGATGCAAACCCAAATCTGATCAAGATGTTGGACACAATTTCTCCATCTCAACCAAGAAATGTTACTTTTCATCTCCCTCCAGACCCACAGATTTCTCCCACTAAAGTCCCTGCCCTGTTCGTAATTGGCGATTCTTCTGTTGATTGTGGGACCAATAACTTTCTTGGAACATTTGCTCGTGCTGATAGGCTTCCTTACGGGAAAGACTTTGATACACATCAGCCCACTGGACGTTTCTGCAACGGAAGAATCCCTGTTGACTACATTG CATTGCGTCTTGGGTTGCCGTTTGTTCCCAGTTACCTTGGGCAAGGTGGTTCTATTGAGGATATGATGAAAGGAGTGAATTATGCATCTGCTGGTGCTGGGATAATTTTCTCCAGTGGCTCTGAATTG GGTCAACATATTTCTCTGACACAGCAAATTCAGCAAGTTTATGACACAAACCAACAGTTCATACTGAACATTGGTGAGGATGCAACAGCTGATCTGATGTCAAGATCTATATTTTACATATCGATTGGCAGCAATGACTACATACATTACTATCTTCGTAATGTGTCTAATGTGCAATCTGCGTACCTACCTTGGGGTTTCAACCAGTTCTTAGCAGATACAATGAAGGAGGAAATTAAG AATTTGTACACTGCAAACGTCAGAAAAGTGGTTGTGATGGGACTCGCCCCTTTGGGATGTGCTCCTTACTATCTGTGGATGTATGGCAGCAAACATGGGAGGTGTATTGAGAAGATAAATGACATGATAATGGAGTTTAACTATGCTATGAGATACATGGTAGATGAACTAAATCAGGAGCTCATGGACTCCAACATAATCTTCTGTGATGCATTTGAAGCTTCAATGGACATAATCAAGAATCATGACCATTATG GTTTCAATGTTACTGCAAATGCTTGCTGTGGTTTAGGGAAATATAAGGGTTGGATAACATGCCTTACTCCTGAAATGGCATGCAGTAATGCTTCAAATCACATTTGGTGGGACCAATTTCATCCAACAGATGCAGTAAATGCTATTTTGGCTGACAATGTATGGTCCGGTTTGCATACCAATATATGCTACCCCATGAACTTGGAGGACATGATTGCTCAGAAGCAAAATGATTAG
- the LOC113780959 gene encoding calcineurin B-like protein 7 isoform X1, which yields MGNWCMKQRHQVYHEDPSVLASETHFTVREVKLLYKLFKKLSSSITDDGFISREEFQLGLVQNSKKQSFFADRMFNLFDYKSDGVIDFGEFVRSLSIFHPDTPEAEKVAFAFRLYDIWQTGLIEPEEVKEMILAFLDESDLTLSDDTVELIISKTFEEADSKRDGKIDTEEFKDFAARNPSLLKNMTIPYLKCKYSKSKLIQHSMQARRLFDLEHTSLNS from the exons ATGGGTAATTGGTGTATGAAGCAGCGGCATCAGGTATATCATGAAGATCCATCTGTTCTTGCATCTGAAACACATT TTACTGTGAGGGAGGTGAAACTGTTGTACAAGTTGTTCAAGAAATTAAGCAGCTCTATAACTGATGATGGATTTATCAGCAGA GAAGAGTTTCAGCTCGGATTGGTTCAAAATAGCAAGAAGCAGTCATTCTTTGCAGATAGG ATGTTCAATTTATTTGACTACAAGAGTGATGGAGTGATAGATTTTGGTGAGTTTGTCCGATCATTGAGCATCTTTCACCCCGACACACCTGAAGCCGAAAAAGTTGCTT TTGCATTCAGACTATATGACATTTGGCAGACAGGACTTATAGAACCTGAGGAG GTCAAGGAGATGATTTTGGCATTCCTAGATGAGTCAGATTTGACGCTGTCCGATGATACTGTTGAACTCATAATCAGCAAG ACATTTGAAGAAGCTGATTCAAAGAGAGACGGAAAGATTGACACGGAAGAATTTAAGGATTTTGCTGCCCGGAATCCATCCTTACTAAAGAACATGACAATTCCATACCTGAA GTGTAAATACTCGAAAAGCAAACTTATTCAGCACTCAATGCAAGCAAGGAGATTGTTTGACTTAGAGCACACTAGTTTAAATTCATAA
- the LOC113781161 gene encoding GDSL esterase/lipase At4g10955, with protein sequence MDRDSGEQLRREMVMASERENFELSGPLHLSSMDWKSTDYRRSVAACLVQGVYILERDRQEKRQGSEALAPPWWNFFHFQLRTPLVDEADSSTFGAIYELKHPMPHDKSSVNDSPRYVIAFRGTLTKGDAFSRDLQLNVHLVRNDLHQTSRFEIAIQAVRSIVATYGSSNIWLAGHSLGSALALLVGKSMAKTGVLLEAFLFNPPFVSAPIERIKDKKVKHGLRIASSVVTAGLAFAMKNSHRKNQTGDTFVALSEWMPCLFVNPADHVCSEYIGYFEHRKNMDEIGVGLIEKLATQHSLGGLVMTAMGKEAEEPLHLIPTAKLTVNLSPSQEFKEAHGIHQWWRSDLLLELKTYKY encoded by the exons ATGGATAGAG ATTCAGGAGAACAACTAAGGAGAGAGATGGTAATGGCATCAGAAAGGGAGAATTTTGAGCTTTCAGGACCATTGCACCTATCTAGTATGGACTG GAAGAGTACAGATTATCGAAGATCTGTTGCAGCTTGTTTGGTACAGGGTGTCTACATTCTGGAACGCGATCGCCAGGAAAAGCGGCAGGGAAGTGAAGCACTTGCTCCTCCATGGTGgaatttcttccattttcaaTTACGCACTCCGCTTGTTGATGAGGCTGATTCATCTACCTTTGGTGCCATCTATGAATTGAAACACCCAATGCCTCATGATAAAAGTTCAGTTAATGACAGCCCACGTTATGTTATTGCTTTTCGAGGTACATTAACCAAGGGTGATGCATTCTCCCGGGACCTCCAATTGAATGTCCACTTAGTCCGGAATGACCTCCACCAGACGTCTCGATTTGAAATAGCCATTCAAGCTGTTCGGAGCATTGTTGCAACATATGGAAGTTCAAATATTTGGCTAGCTGGGCACTCTCTGGGATCTGCCTTGGCATTGCTTGTTGGAAAGAGTATGGCAAAAACAGGAGTCTTACTTGAAGCTTTTCTGTTTAATCCACCATTTGTTTCAGCTCCAATTGAGAGAATAAAGGACAAAAAAGTCAAACATGGGCTTCGAATTGCAAGTAGTGTCGTAACCGCTGGACTTGCTTTTGCTATGAAAAATAGCCACCGGAAGAATCAAACAGGAGATACATTTGTTGCATTGTCAGAATGGATGCCATGCCTATTTGTTAATCCAGCGGATCACGTATGCTCTGAGTATATTGGGTATTTTGAACACAGGAAAAACATGGACGAGATTGGTGTTGGACTAATTGAGAAATTGGCAACCCAGCACTCACTTGGGGGTCTCGTTATGACCGCAATGGGCAAGGAGGCAGAAGAGCCCCTACACCTTATTCCTACTGCGAAATTAACAGTTAATTTATCTCCCTCGCAAGAATTCAAAGAAGCCCACGGAATACACCAATGGTGGAGGTCTGATCTGCTCTTAGAATTGAAAACTTACAAGTACTGA
- the LOC113781250 gene encoding uncharacterized protein LOC113781250 produces MGKHKPPKPPSGRTNLASCIVATVFLIFVVIVVLIVYFTVFKPKDVNLTVNAIQLPTFSVANGTVNFTFSQYVTVLNPNRAVFTHYDSSLQLLYAGSQVGFMFIPAGKIAAGKSQYMAATFSVQSFPLSVNQPLNVGPTVTDGLSGFRVGPTMEIESRLEMAGRVRVLHFFSHHVDASAECRVAISVSDGSVLGFHC; encoded by the coding sequence ATGGGGAAACATAAGCCACCTAAACCTCCGAGCGGTCGAACAAACTTGGCTTCATGCATAGTGGCAACCGTTTTCTTGATTTTCGTTGTCATAGTCGTCCTCATTGTTTACTTCACCGTTTTCAAACCCAAGGACGTTAACCTCACGGTCAACGCCATCCAGCTGCCCACCTTCTCCGTGGCTAACGGCACTGTTAACTTCACCTTCTCGCAATACGTCACCGTTCTCAACCCCAACAGGGCCGTCTTTACCCACTACGACAGCTCCCTCCAGCTCCTCTACGCCGGAAGTCAAGTGGGCTTCATGTTCATCCCCGCCGGAAAGATCGCCGCGGGCAAGAGCCAGTACATGGCCGCGACCTTTTCCGTTCAGTCCTTCCCGTTGTCCGTTAACCAGCCGCTCAATGTGGGGCCTACTGTTACTGATGGGCTTAGTGGGTTTCGAGTCGGGCCCACGATGGAGATCGAGTCCAGGTTAGAGATGGCGGGCCGGGTTCGGGTGTTGCATTTCTTTAGCCATCACGTGGACGCTAGCGCTGAATGCAGGGTGGCCATTTCCGTAAGTGATGGATCTGTATTAGGATTCCACTGTTAG
- the LOC113779680 gene encoding uncharacterized protein LOC113779680 has product MASKPLTSEAIALTEKKMDMTLDDIIKMSKNNTSKGRKQRVSNRSKKFVDNVTQDKGAKVQRFMDARSTMRQGALGQRRSNFQGNQFPLATEATRKAAAVPIRNRPFNGIRAVNVNKPRVGAPMVQRRAVNGGGFNMKQSQQQVKVTPKQRPQTLDSLFADMKEQRMKVLSQQNNPVKRNGGGQRLPPWQRARFGK; this is encoded by the exons ATGGCTAGTAAACCGCTTACAAGTGAGGCAATTGCCCTGACAGAGAAGAAAATGGATATGACTTTAG ATGATATcatcaaaatgtcaaaaaataACACATCTAAAGGCAGGAAGCAGAGAGTTTCA AATAGAAGTAAGAAATTTGTGGATAATGTTACCCAAGATAAAGGGGCAAAGGTGCAGAGGTTTATGGATGCAAGGTCTACCATGAGACAG GGTGCCCTTGGTCAGAGGAGGTCCAATTTTCAGGGAAACCAATTCCCTTTGGCAACTGAGGCTACAAGAAAAGCTGCAGCCGTTCCTATCCGTAACAGACCTTTCAATGGGATCAGGGCAGTGAATGTTAATAAGCCGAG GGTTGGTGCTCCAATGGTCCAGAGAAGGGCTGTGAACGGGGGTGGCTTTAATATGAAG CAATCTCAGCAGCAGGTCAAGGTGACACCAAAGCAGAGGCCACAGACTCTAGATTCATTGTTTGCAGACATGAAAGAGCAAAGGATGAAGGTCTTGTCTCAACAGAACAACCCTGTAAAAAGAAATGGTGGTGGCCAACGATTACCACCATGGCAAAGAGCTCGTTTTGGCAAGTGA
- the LOC113779655 gene encoding uncharacterized protein LOC113779655, translating into MSLNLLCSCLPLPSSHKFPCYYSSTSTCPTTLFYIFFHNTTTTTTTATASSIAKKQAFSTFTTKGSANESALPANGKVLLSELLDEELLNWVSAAEDAAQVLNRIAERTNRSSGVVTSSDCCLIISAAIDRGNANLALSVFSAMRSSFDTSDIGEKGPSVEKWKWPRPDVNTYTLLIQGLASSLRVSDALRIITSVCRVGVSPSEEVPFGKVVRCPICTVAVAVAQPQHGIQIASCSKCRYQYELVSGTICSIDSEEISVDVPAWKRGLRFLQIAKQNIPAAVHSVVMETPSGMARTHRFATETVDLPAQEGERVTIAAAAPTTVYREIGPLKLSPKAPNFFPGEPMCLTNHTNGRESPLLRAPAKDKGTTLMNPSVLFPLLAVVASGDAASGIIDPNLPQLILVAAASSLALGATVNSLVFPQLSKLPQRLVDTIAIKQQLLSQYDVLQSRIKELKQGAENEVWMLARMCQLQNKIFAVGEPSYRARRSRVKRVREGLEVSLKKRIELIESYARISSMIEIEVEMDSDVLAAEAATNAENITEQILQIMEIENLEEKWRLQAEANDEAERLLSTEPTSAEQVLDR; encoded by the exons ATGAGCTTAAACTTGTTATGCTCCTGCCTCCCTCTCCCTTCTTCCCACAAATTCCCCTGCTACTACTCTTCAACAAGCACCTGCCCCACCACTCTCTTCTACATCTTCTTCCACAATaccacaacaacaacaacaactgCTACTGCTAGTAGTATTGCTAAAAAACAAGCCTTTTCTACATTTACAACTAAAGGGTCCGCCAATGAGTCAGCCCTTCCTGCAAATGGGAAGGTGCTGCTCTCTGAATTGTTGGATGAGGAACTGCTTAACTGGGTCTCTGCAGCTGAGGACGCAGCCCAAGTGTTGAATAGAATTGCTGAGAGAACTAATAGAAGCAGCGGGGTTGTGACTAGTTCAGATTGTTGTTTGATTATCTCTGCGGCCATTGATCGTGGCAATGCTAACTTGGctctttctgttttctctgccATGCGCTCCAGCTTTGATACTTcag ATATTGGTGAGAAAGGTCCTTCTGTTGAAAAATGGAAGTGGCCGAGGCCAGATGTAAATACTTACACTTTACTCATTCAAGGTCTTGCATCCTCGCTTAGGGTCTCAGATGCCCTCAGAATCATTACCAGTGTTTGCCGTGTTGGAGTATCGCCCAGTGAGGAG GTCCCTTTTGGTAAAGTTGTCAGATGTCCAATTTGTACGGTCGCTGTTGCTGTCGCTCAACCACAACATGGTATTCAG ATTGCTTCCTGTTCAAAGTGCCGCTACCAATACGAGCTTGTTTCAGGCACTATTTGCAGTATAGACTCTGAAGAAATTAG CGTGGATGTTCCAGCATGGAAGAGGGGGCTAAGATTTTTGCAAATCGCAAAGCAGAACATTCCAGCTGCTGTTCATTCCGTTGTG ATGGAGACACCCTCTGGCATGGCACGGACACACAGGTTTGCTACTGAAACTGTTGATCTCCCTGCACAAGAAGGAGAAAGAGTGACCATTGCTGCAGCTGCTCCAACAACTGTCTACAGGGAGATTGGTCCATTGAAGTTAAGTCCAAAAGCCCCCAATTTCTTCCCTGGAGAACCTATGTGCCTGACAAACCATACCAATGGTCGAGAATCACCATTATTAAGGGCACCTGCAAAAGATAAGGGAACAACCTTAATGAATCCCTCTGTTCTCTTTCCTCTTCTTGCTGTGGTTGCCTCTGGAGATGCTGCCTCTGGGATCATAGACCCCAACTTGCCTCAGTTAATTTTGGTTGCTGCAGCTTCCTCGCTTGCCCTTGGAGCCACTGTGAATAGCCTGGTTTTTCCTCAGTTAAGCAAG CTTCCTCAAAGATTAGTGGACACAATTGCTATCAAGCAGCAACTGCTATCTCAGTATGATGTACTGCAATCTCGAATCAAGGAGTTGAAGCAAGGTGCTGAAAACGAG GTTTGGATGTTGGCTCGCATGTGCCAATTGCAGAACAAAATTTTTGCTGTTGGGGAACCTTCCTATAG AGCACGAAGAAGTAGAGTCAAAAGGGTTCGTGAAGGACTGGAGGTTTCCCTTAAGAAAAGGATTGAATTGATTGAGAGCTATGCTAGA ATCTCATCAATGATAGAGATTGAGGTAGAGATGGATTCTGATGTTCTTGCTGCGGAAGCAGCAACCAATGCG GAAAATATTACTGAACAGATACTGCAAATAATGGAGATTGAAAATCTTGAAGAg AAATGGAGACTCCAGGCAGAGGCAAACGATGAGGCGGAAAGACTTCTTAGTACTGAACCCACATCTGCAGAACAGGTTCTAGACAGATAA
- the LOC113779656 gene encoding UDP-glucose 4-epimerase GEPI48-like, with protein sequence MPEKMNILVTGGAGYIGSHTVLQLLLGGYKTVVVDNLDNSSDVALKRVRELAGEHGSNLTFHKMDLRDKVALENLFASEKFDAVIHFAGLKAVGESVQKPLMYYNNNLVGTITLLEVMAAHGCKKLVFSSSATVYGWPKEVPCTEEFPLCAVNPYGRTKLFIEEICRDVYGSDSEWKIILLRYFNPVGAHPSGYIGEDPRGIPNNLMPFVQQVAVGRRPALTVFGTDYSTKDGTGVRDYIHVVDLADGHIAAVNKLSDPSIGCEVFNLGTGKGTSVLEMVAAFEKASRKKIPLVKAGRRAGDAEIVYGSTDKAEHELNWKAKYGIEEMCRDQWNWASKNPYGYGPPDSTD encoded by the exons ATGCCGGAGAAGATGAATATATTGGTGACGGGAGGGGCAGGGTATATAGGAAGCCATACAGTTCTTCAATTGCTGTTGGGAGGGTACAAGACTGTTGTGGTTGATAATTTGGACAATTCTTCCGATGTTGCCCTCAAGAGGGTCCGAGAACTCGCCGGTGAACATGGCTCCAACCTCACCTTTCATAAG ATGGATCTTCGTGACAAGGTTGCACTTGAAAATCTTTTTGCTTCTGAAAA GTTTGATGCAGTAATCCATTTTGCTGGACTGAAAGCAGTAGGTGAAAGTGTGCAAAAACCGTTGATGTACTATAACAACAATCTTGTCGGTACAATTACCCTACTAGAAGTCATGGCTGCTCATGGATGTAAAAAG CTTGTGTTTTCATCATCGGCTACTGTTTATGGTTGGCCAAAGGAGGTCCCTTGCACTGAGGAATTTCCCTTATGTGCTGTCAATCCATATGGACGAACCAAG CTTTTTATTGAAGAAATCTGTCGTGATGTGTATGGTTCAGACTCTGAATGGAAAATCATATTGCTGCGGTACTTCAATCCAGTTGGTGCACATCCTAGTGGTTATATTGGTGAAGATCCACGTGGAATTCCAAACAATCTCATGCCTTTTGTGCAACAAGTAGCTGTTGGTAGGAGACCTGCTCTGACAGTTTTTGGAACTGATTACTCAACGAAGGATGGTACTGGG GTGCGTGACTACATCCATGTTGTGGACTTAGCAGATGGTCATATAGCAGCAGTTAATAAGCTGTCTGATCCTTCTATAG GGTGCGAAGTGTTCAACTTGGGAACTGGGAAAGGAACTTCTGTCTTGGAAATGGTAGCAGCATTTGAGAAGGCATCAAGAAAG AAAATTCCACTGGTGAAAGCTGGTCGCCGGGCGGGTGATGCAGAGATTGTATATGGATCCACAGATAAAGCAGAACATGAATTGAACTGGAA GGCAAAATATGGCATAGAGGAGATGTGCCGAGACCAGTGGAACTGGGCTAGCAAGAATCCTTATGGCTACGGACCACCTGATTCTACCGATTGA
- the LOC113780959 gene encoding calcineurin B-like protein 7 isoform X2, which yields MGNWCMKQRHQVYHEDPSVLASETHFTVREVKLLYKLFKKLSSSITDDGFISREEFQLGLVQNSKKQSFFADRMFNLFDYKSDGVIDFGEFVRSLSIFHPDTPEAEKVAFAFRLYDIWQTGLIEPEEVKEMILAFLDESDLTLSDDTVELIISKTFEEADSKRDGKIDTEEFKDFAARNPSLLKNMTIPYLKDITTAFPSFVLKSEPEDGITKAF from the exons ATGGGTAATTGGTGTATGAAGCAGCGGCATCAGGTATATCATGAAGATCCATCTGTTCTTGCATCTGAAACACATT TTACTGTGAGGGAGGTGAAACTGTTGTACAAGTTGTTCAAGAAATTAAGCAGCTCTATAACTGATGATGGATTTATCAGCAGA GAAGAGTTTCAGCTCGGATTGGTTCAAAATAGCAAGAAGCAGTCATTCTTTGCAGATAGG ATGTTCAATTTATTTGACTACAAGAGTGATGGAGTGATAGATTTTGGTGAGTTTGTCCGATCATTGAGCATCTTTCACCCCGACACACCTGAAGCCGAAAAAGTTGCTT TTGCATTCAGACTATATGACATTTGGCAGACAGGACTTATAGAACCTGAGGAG GTCAAGGAGATGATTTTGGCATTCCTAGATGAGTCAGATTTGACGCTGTCCGATGATACTGTTGAACTCATAATCAGCAAG ACATTTGAAGAAGCTGATTCAAAGAGAGACGGAAAGATTGACACGGAAGAATTTAAGGATTTTGCTGCCCGGAATCCATCCTTACTAAAGAACATGACAATTCCATACCTGAA GGACATAACTACAGCATTTCCTAGTTTTGTGCTGAAATCTGAGCCGGAAGATGGGATTACCAAGGCGTTTTGA